The Flavobacterium commune genome contains a region encoding:
- the kduI gene encoding 5-dehydro-4-deoxy-D-glucuronate isomerase has product MTKYSSRYASSPQAVKKYDTKELREEFLIDDLMQENEIVLTYSHYDRYIAGSAVPVAADLVLETIDPLKSAYFLERREMGIINVGGNGSVVVEGETYELGFKDALYIGSGNKEVIFKSADAKNPAKFYINSAPAHTTYPTVKVSLAEANKLHLGTMETANHRTVNQMIIGSVVTTCQLQMGMTELNPGSVWNTMPAHVHDRRMEVYFYLDIPENQAVCHFMGEPQETRHIWMNNHQAVISPPWSIHSGSGTSNYTFIWGMAGENLDYGDMDVCKITDLR; this is encoded by the coding sequence ATGACAAAATACAGTTCTAGATACGCATCTAGCCCTCAAGCGGTAAAAAAATATGATACAAAAGAATTAAGAGAAGAATTCTTAATTGATGATTTAATGCAAGAGAATGAAATTGTATTGACTTATTCACATTACGACAGATATATTGCCGGTTCAGCTGTTCCAGTAGCTGCTGATTTGGTTTTAGAAACTATCGACCCTCTTAAATCAGCTTATTTTTTAGAGCGTAGAGAAATGGGAATCATTAATGTTGGAGGAAATGGTTCTGTTGTTGTTGAAGGAGAAACTTATGAACTAGGTTTTAAAGATGCTTTGTATATAGGTAGCGGAAATAAAGAAGTGATATTTAAAAGTGCTGATGCTAAAAATCCGGCTAAATTTTACATCAATTCTGCTCCGGCTCACACCACTTATCCTACTGTAAAAGTGAGTTTGGCAGAAGCAAACAAATTGCACTTAGGTACAATGGAAACGGCTAATCACCGTACAGTGAACCAAATGATTATTGGAAGTGTAGTGACTACTTGTCAATTACAAATGGGAATGACTGAATTAAATCCGGGAAGCGTTTGGAATACAATGCCAGCGCACGTACACGATCGTCGTATGGAAGTTTATTTTTATTTAGATATTCCGGAAAATCAGGCGGTTTGTCACTTCATGGGTGAGCCACAAGAAACAAGACATATCTGGATGAACAATCATCAGGCAGTTATTTCTCCACCTTGGTCTATTCACTCAGGTTCAGGAACTTCTAATTATACTTTTATCTGGGGTATGGCAGGTGAAAACTTAGATTACGGAGATATGGATGTTTGTAAAATCACTGATTTAAGATAA
- a CDS encoding IS256 family transposase, variant Zn-binding type — protein sequence MYEKLKKKRCPTCKSLQTIKWGIQLNKQRFKCKDCGQLFTSNNKSVSDSNKEIWFRNWVIGKDTFDKLSVESGYSKSTLQRYFSKMLSKAPILEFNSTDEIYLVIDGTYFPNDICLVVYRNFHLKSTQLYRMTNGEHFEEIAEDLQNLLSLGIKIKSITSDGDKSSIKAIKKVCPRVPFQRCLVHISRMCRIWLTQNPKHKSGFELKQIAVKIHHIDSEYKRQLWLIELIQWEERYRDFINQKSYNIETGRYWYTHKMVRRSFTVIKKAIPNMFLYLKDDKIPNSTNSLESFFGHLKGNLNIHRGLSLANRKNFLKWYLYYKNQT from the coding sequence ATTTATGAAAAACTCAAAAAAAAGCGCTGTCCAACATGTAAAAGTCTTCAAACTATTAAATGGGGAATCCAGTTAAATAAGCAAAGATTTAAATGTAAAGATTGTGGACAATTATTTACATCAAATAATAAATCTGTTTCGGATTCTAATAAAGAAATTTGGTTTAGAAACTGGGTAATTGGCAAAGATACATTTGATAAACTATCAGTCGAATCAGGATATAGCAAAAGTACATTGCAACGTTATTTTTCTAAAATGTTATCCAAAGCTCCAATTTTAGAATTTAATTCAACAGATGAAATTTACCTGGTAATTGATGGAACTTATTTTCCAAATGATATTTGTCTGGTGGTTTATAGAAACTTTCATTTAAAGTCGACACAGCTTTATAGAATGACTAATGGAGAGCATTTTGAGGAAATAGCAGAAGACTTGCAAAATTTATTAAGTCTAGGAATCAAAATAAAAAGTATTACATCTGATGGAGACAAATCATCTATAAAAGCCATTAAAAAAGTTTGTCCACGAGTGCCTTTTCAAAGATGTTTAGTCCATATCTCAAGAATGTGTAGAATATGGCTTACACAGAACCCTAAACATAAATCTGGTTTTGAACTCAAACAAATAGCAGTAAAAATCCATCATATTGATTCTGAATACAAACGACAATTATGGCTAATAGAGCTCATTCAATGGGAAGAACGATATAGAGATTTTATTAACCAAAAATCATATAATATTGAAACAGGAAGATATTGGTATACTCATAAAATGGTTAGAAGATCATTTACCGTAATCAAGAAAGCTATACCTAACATGTTCCTGTACTTGAAGGATGACAAAATACCCAACTCAACAAACTCTCTAGAATCCTTTTTTGGACACTTAAAAGGTAACTTGAATATTCATAGAGGATTAAGTTTAGCTAATAGAAAGAACTTCTTGAAATGGTATTTATATTATAAAAACCAAACCTAA
- a CDS encoding gluconate 5-dehydrogenase, giving the protein MTNLFDIKGKVALITGSTHGLGMAMAKGLGEAGATIVVNGNSSQEKIDAAVKELQSEGINAVGCKFNVTEEQEVKAAVAKIESEVGPIDILINNAGIIKRIPLLDMEVADFREVIDIDLVSPFIVSKHVAKGMIERRQGKIINICSMMSELGRNTVSAYAAAKGGLKMLTKNMATEWAKYNVQINGIGPGYFATEQTKPIRVDGHPFNDFIISRTPAAKWGDPGDLAGAAIFLSSKASDFVNGHILYVDGGILATIGKPSNED; this is encoded by the coding sequence ATGACAAATTTATTTGATATAAAAGGAAAAGTTGCTCTTATTACTGGAAGTACTCATGGTCTGGGAATGGCTATGGCTAAAGGTTTAGGTGAGGCAGGTGCAACCATTGTTGTTAATGGGAATTCCTCTCAGGAAAAAATTGATGCAGCTGTAAAGGAACTTCAAAGTGAAGGAATCAATGCAGTGGGGTGTAAATTTAATGTAACGGAAGAGCAGGAAGTTAAAGCTGCTGTTGCAAAAATTGAAAGTGAAGTTGGACCTATTGATATTTTAATTAACAACGCCGGAATCATTAAAAGAATTCCATTGCTGGATATGGAGGTTGCTGATTTCAGAGAAGTGATTGATATTGATTTAGTAAGCCCGTTTATTGTTTCTAAGCATGTTGCAAAAGGAATGATTGAAAGAAGACAAGGGAAAATCATCAATATTTGCTCAATGATGAGTGAGTTAGGTAGAAATACTGTTTCGGCTTATGCTGCTGCAAAAGGAGGTTTGAAAATGCTGACTAAAAATATGGCAACAGAATGGGCTAAATACAATGTACAGATTAACGGAATTGGTCCTGGATATTTTGCTACAGAGCAAACAAAACCAATTAGAGTTGACGGTCATCCGTTTAACGATTTTATCATTAGCAGAACACCGGCAGCTAAATGGGGAGATCCGGGTGATTTAGCCGGAGCGGCAATCTTTTTGTCATCTAAAGCGAGTGATTTTGTAAACGGTCACATTTTATACGTTGATGGTGGAATTTTAGCTACCATTGGTAAACCATCAAATGAAGATTAA
- the uxaC gene encoding glucuronate isomerase produces MSTFINDNFLLENKFAEELYHNYSKNQPIIDYHNHLNPQFIAEDKIFNNITDVWIKGDHYKWRAMRTLGINEQFVTGNGSDKDKFLNWAKTVPYTMRNPLYHWTHLELARYFDITDLLNEKSAERIYDETSAKVNSAEYSTRNLLRKVNAELVCTTEDPIDSLDFHEQLAKSDFKTTVSTAFRPDKAILIANDGYNEYLDVLGQKASISINTYADLQAALRNRIEYFNANGCQLCDHGLDQIYFENYTESEVNAIFKKKRENQAISNEEALKFQSAILVFLCETYHEFGWVQQFHLGALRNNNARMHRILGPDTGWDSIGDYPQAQKLSAFLNALDSKDKLTKTIIYNLNPADNEVMATMIGNFNDGSVRGKVQFGSGWWFLDQKDGMTKQLNALSNMSLISCFVGMLTDSRSFLSFPRHEYFRRILCNLLGDEIKRGELPASEMEWIGKMVSDISYGNAKEYFKFPVK; encoded by the coding sequence ATGAGCACTTTTATAAACGATAACTTTTTATTAGAAAATAAATTCGCAGAAGAATTATATCATAATTATTCTAAGAATCAACCGATTATTGATTACCACAATCACCTGAATCCTCAGTTTATTGCCGAAGATAAAATCTTCAACAATATTACTGATGTTTGGATTAAAGGTGATCACTACAAATGGCGTGCAATGCGTACTTTAGGGATCAACGAACAATTTGTAACCGGTAATGGTTCTGATAAAGATAAGTTTTTAAACTGGGCCAAAACAGTTCCTTATACAATGCGTAATCCATTGTATCATTGGACGCACCTGGAGTTAGCTCGTTATTTTGATATTACTGATTTATTAAACGAAAAATCAGCTGAAAGAATTTATGACGAAACTTCGGCTAAAGTAAATTCTGCTGAATACAGCACGAGAAACTTGTTGCGTAAAGTAAATGCTGAATTAGTATGTACTACTGAAGATCCAATTGATAGTCTGGATTTTCACGAGCAATTAGCTAAAAGTGATTTCAAAACTACAGTAAGTACTGCTTTTAGACCTGACAAAGCAATTTTAATTGCTAATGATGGTTACAACGAATACCTTGATGTTTTAGGGCAAAAAGCTTCAATTTCGATTAATACTTATGCTGATTTACAAGCGGCTTTAAGAAACAGAATTGAATATTTTAATGCTAATGGTTGCCAACTTTGTGACCACGGATTAGATCAAATTTATTTTGAGAACTATACTGAAAGCGAAGTAAATGCTATTTTCAAAAAGAAAAGAGAAAACCAGGCTATCAGCAATGAAGAAGCTTTGAAATTCCAAAGTGCTATCTTAGTATTCTTATGTGAAACTTACCATGAATTTGGATGGGTTCAACAATTTCACTTAGGAGCTTTGAGAAATAATAATGCTCGTATGCACCGTATTTTAGGACCTGATACTGGATGGGATTCTATTGGAGATTATCCACAGGCTCAAAAATTATCAGCTTTCTTAAATGCTTTGGATAGTAAAGATAAATTGACAAAAACTATTATTTATAACCTGAATCCTGCTGATAACGAAGTAATGGCTACCATGATTGGTAACTTTAACGACGGAAGTGTTAGAGGAAAAGTACAATTTGGTTCAGGATGGTGGTTCTTAGATCAAAAAGATGGTATGACAAAACAATTAAACGCTCTTTCTAACATGAGTTTAATTAGCTGTTTTGTTGGGATGTTGACTGACTCAAGAAGTTTCTTGTCTTTCCCTAGACACGAGTATTTCCGTCGTATTCTTTGTAACCTTTTAGGAGACGAAATAAAAAGAGGAGAATTACCGGCTTCTGAAATGGAATGGATTGGAAAAATGGTTTCTGATATCAGCTATGGTAATGCTAAGGAATATTTCAAATTCCCGGTAAAATAA
- a CDS encoding bifunctional 4-hydroxy-2-oxoglutarate aldolase/2-dehydro-3-deoxy-phosphogluconate aldolase yields MAQFTRIEVATAMKETGMIPLFFSNDLELSKNVLKACYDGGARLMEFTARGDFAHEVFAELTKYAIKELPGMIMGVGSVTDAAAASLYMQLGANFIVTPVFREDIAIACNRRKVLWSPGCGTLSEIARAEELGCEIVKLFPGEIYGPQFIKGVKGPCPWTNIMPTGGVSTERDNLKSWFDAGATCVGIGSQLISAEVLKNKDYAGLAQKVKETIATIADLRKK; encoded by the coding sequence ATGGCTCAATTTACACGTATAGAAGTTGCTACAGCAATGAAAGAAACAGGGATGATTCCTTTGTTTTTTAGTAATGATCTGGAATTAAGTAAAAATGTATTGAAAGCTTGTTATGACGGAGGTGCCCGTTTGATGGAATTTACTGCAAGAGGGGATTTCGCTCACGAAGTTTTTGCTGAATTAACAAAATACGCTATCAAAGAATTACCTGGAATGATAATGGGAGTAGGGTCGGTAACTGATGCCGCAGCTGCTTCATTGTATATGCAATTAGGAGCTAATTTTATTGTAACTCCGGTATTTAGAGAAGATATTGCTATTGCTTGTAACCGTAGAAAAGTATTATGGTCTCCTGGTTGTGGTACATTATCTGAAATTGCAAGAGCAGAGGAATTAGGATGTGAGATTGTTAAATTGTTCCCTGGAGAAATCTACGGACCACAATTTATCAAAGGTGTTAAAGGACCTTGCCCTTGGACTAATATCATGCCTACAGGTGGGGTTTCAACTGAAAGAGATAATTTAAAATCATGGTTTGATGCTGGTGCAACTTGTGTTGGAATTGGATCTCAATTAATTTCAGCTGAAGTTTTGAAAAATAAAGATTATGCAGGATTAGCTCAAAAAGTAAAAGAAACGATAGCAACTATTGCCGATTTACGTAAAAAATAA
- a CDS encoding UxaA family hydrolase, translated as MQKKLIKVDPSDNVAVALVNLTAGETIAFEGEDVLVLSDTKMKHKIAMVDFEPGDKIYMYGVIVGKASQKIAKGDVIATTNVKHESAKVTGKTETIGWDVPNVDKWKDKTFMGYHREDGQVGTENVWLFFPLVFCENRNIEILKGIFEKELMKPKENDYQLLLRSLVNSEKGGDEVVQKSTEVDLFQNIEVKFIQHQGGCGGIRQDSHSLAKLLAGYVNNPNVAGATVLSLGCQNLQISIFQDAMKEINPNYSKPVLIYDQQSIGTIEEMLSTVVKDSFAAIKEANKIERKPAPLSKLRIGLECGGSDGFSGISANPTLGVLSDKLVALGGTTILSEFPELCGVEQELVNRCIDDKDGQRFLDLMKWYEKTVIDAGSGFDMNPSPGNIKDGLITDAMKSAGASKKGGTSPIVGVYDYGEYINEPGFTLLCTPGNDVECTTAMVGSGANMVLFTTGLGTPTGNPIAPVVKVSSNTQLAQKMSDIIDFNTGGIITGDKSIEETADEMLEFIIKVASGEVKTKAAILNQNDFIPWKRGVSL; from the coding sequence ATGCAAAAGAAATTAATAAAAGTAGATCCTTCGGATAATGTGGCTGTAGCGTTAGTAAACCTAACTGCTGGAGAAACTATCGCTTTTGAAGGAGAAGATGTTTTAGTATTATCGGATACTAAAATGAAGCATAAGATTGCAATGGTAGATTTTGAGCCTGGAGATAAAATCTATATGTACGGTGTAATCGTTGGAAAAGCTAGCCAAAAAATTGCTAAAGGTGATGTTATTGCTACTACTAATGTAAAACACGAAAGTGCTAAGGTAACTGGTAAAACAGAAACTATTGGTTGGGATGTTCCTAATGTTGACAAATGGAAAGATAAAACTTTCATGGGATACCACCGTGAAGACGGACAAGTGGGAACTGAGAATGTTTGGTTGTTCTTCCCATTAGTATTTTGTGAGAACAGAAATATCGAAATCTTAAAAGGTATTTTCGAAAAAGAATTAATGAAACCAAAAGAGAACGATTACCAATTGTTGCTTCGTTCTTTGGTTAATTCTGAAAAAGGCGGTGATGAAGTGGTACAAAAATCAACAGAAGTAGATTTATTCCAAAATATCGAAGTAAAGTTTATTCAGCACCAAGGTGGTTGTGGAGGAATCCGTCAGGATTCTCATAGCTTGGCTAAATTGTTGGCTGGATATGTAAATAATCCTAACGTTGCCGGAGCTACTGTGTTGAGTTTAGGTTGCCAAAACTTACAAATTTCTATCTTCCAGGATGCGATGAAAGAAATTAATCCAAACTACAGCAAGCCGGTTTTAATTTACGACCAACAATCTATTGGTACAATTGAAGAAATGTTGAGTACTGTAGTAAAAGATTCATTTGCTGCTATTAAAGAGGCTAATAAAATTGAAAGAAAACCTGCTCCATTATCTAAATTAAGAATTGGTTTAGAGTGTGGTGGTTCTGATGGATTCTCAGGAATTTCTGCAAACCCAACATTAGGAGTGTTGTCTGATAAATTAGTGGCGTTGGGAGGAACTACAATTCTTTCTGAATTCCCAGAATTATGTGGTGTTGAGCAGGAATTAGTAAACCGTTGTATCGATGATAAAGACGGACAACGTTTCTTAGACTTAATGAAATGGTATGAGAAAACAGTTATTGATGCTGGTTCAGGATTTGATATGAATCCTTCTCCGGGTAACATCAAAGACGGTTTGATTACTGATGCAATGAAATCAGCAGGTGCTTCTAAAAAAGGAGGAACTTCTCCAATTGTAGGGGTTTACGATTATGGAGAGTATATCAACGAGCCAGGATTTACATTGTTATGTACTCCAGGAAACGACGTTGAATGTACTACTGCAATGGTAGGTTCAGGAGCGAATATGGTATTGTTTACAACAGGTTTAGGAACTCCAACAGGAAATCCAATTGCTCCGGTCGTAAAAGTATCGTCTAACACTCAATTGGCTCAAAAAATGTCTGATATTATCGATTTTAACACTGGTGGAATTATAACAGGTGATAAATCGATTGAAGAAACAGCTGACGAAATGTTAGAATTTATTATAAAAGTAGCTAGTGGTGAAGTAAAAACCAAAGCTGCCATTTTAAATCAAAATGACTTCATTCCTTGGAAACGAGGAGTATCGCTATAA
- a CDS encoding tagaturonate reductase yields the protein MEKLNRKNRGLEQLNPIKVVQFGEGNFLRAFVDYAFQRLNNEVNFNAGIAMVQPLAGGMVNMINDQDGLYTLFMNGIKKGEKIEDIQLITNVVKGINPYTDFADYLALAKEEELQFIVSNTTEAGIEFVGTDTPDMQPPASFPAKLTVLLYERFKHFNGDASKGVTIIPCELIDYNSEALKKCILQYCELWKLEEAFVTWVSEACTYHSTLVDRIVPGYPRANIEEYNSKLDYQDNLIVAAEPFFLWAIEGGEDLKAKLPFHKTDLNVKIVDDIRPFKMIKVRILNGAHTAMVPVSLLFGNKLVMETVNGDFTGPFVDNVISEISETLPMDKNEITAYAEEVMDRFKNPFIKHALADIALNSISKFKVRVLPSLLGYYNAKKELPTSLTFSLACLIQFYKGTWNNEALPVKDTPELVEAFKKAWELKDLNSVVATVLANTEFWGEDLTKVDGLSQALVLALNEIETNGIEQGFINFSQKK from the coding sequence ATGGAAAAATTAAACAGAAAGAATAGAGGATTAGAACAATTGAATCCAATAAAAGTAGTACAATTTGGTGAAGGTAACTTTTTAAGAGCTTTTGTTGATTACGCTTTTCAAAGATTAAATAATGAAGTTAATTTCAATGCTGGTATTGCGATGGTTCAGCCATTGGCAGGTGGTATGGTAAACATGATTAATGACCAGGATGGTCTTTATACTTTGTTTATGAACGGAATCAAAAAAGGAGAAAAAATAGAAGACATTCAGTTAATTACTAATGTTGTAAAAGGAATCAATCCTTATACTGATTTTGCCGATTATTTAGCGTTAGCTAAAGAAGAAGAGCTTCAGTTTATTGTTTCAAATACTACTGAAGCCGGAATTGAATTCGTTGGAACAGATACTCCTGATATGCAGCCTCCAGCTTCATTTCCTGCAAAGTTGACTGTTTTGTTATATGAAAGATTCAAACATTTTAATGGTGATGCTTCAAAGGGAGTGACTATCATTCCTTGTGAATTGATTGACTACAATTCAGAAGCCTTGAAGAAATGTATCTTGCAATATTGTGAATTATGGAAGTTGGAAGAAGCATTTGTAACTTGGGTTTCTGAGGCTTGTACCTATCACAGTACTTTGGTTGACAGAATCGTTCCTGGATATCCAAGAGCTAATATTGAAGAATACAATAGCAAATTAGATTATCAGGATAATTTAATTGTTGCGGCTGAACCATTTTTCCTTTGGGCAATTGAAGGTGGGGAAGATTTAAAAGCGAAGTTACCATTCCATAAAACAGATTTGAATGTAAAAATTGTTGACGATATTCGTCCTTTCAAAATGATTAAAGTTCGTATTTTGAATGGAGCACATACCGCAATGGTTCCTGTTTCTCTTTTATTTGGTAACAAATTAGTAATGGAAACGGTTAATGGCGATTTTACCGGACCGTTTGTAGATAATGTTATCAGTGAAATTAGTGAAACCCTTCCTATGGATAAAAACGAAATCACTGCCTATGCTGAAGAGGTAATGGATCGTTTTAAAAATCCATTTATCAAACATGCTTTGGCTGATATTGCTTTAAATTCAATCTCAAAATTCAAAGTAAGAGTTTTGCCTAGTTTATTAGGATATTATAATGCGAAAAAAGAACTTCCAACTAGTTTAACTTTTTCATTAGCTTGTTTGATCCAATTCTACAAAGGGACTTGGAATAATGAAGCTTTACCGGTAAAAGATACTCCGGAATTAGTTGAAGCATTCAAAAAAGCCTGGGAATTAAAAGATTTAAATTCAGTTGTAGCTACAGTTTTAGCCAATACAGAATTTTGGGGTGAAGATTTAACAAAAGTTGACGGATTATCACAAGCTTTAGTGCTTGCTTTAAATGAAATTGAGACCAATGGTATAGAGCAGGGGTTTATCAATTTTTCTCAAAAAAAATAA
- a CDS encoding MFS transporter, producing the protein MNQTNKAVGNYRWTICSLLFFATTINYLDRQVLSLTWSDFIAPEFHWTNNDYGNITALFSIFYAVSLLFAGRFIDWMDTKKGFLWAIGVWSIGACLHAFAGIATSGIITGNWFVGFEGAKEVIGTIEDTALVINVSVTLFIFARFVLAVGEAGNFPAAIKTTAEYFPKKDRAFATSIFNAGATVGALAAPITIPFIAKSFGWEMAFIIIGALGFVWMGFWMFMYDKPERHSKVNAAELEYIQQDVLADSKIEGYVPENTDKVSLAACFKYKQTWAFAFGKFMTDGVWWFFLFWTPAYLSSVYDMDSTEAAFPLFVLYMITLLSIIGGWLPTYFVEKKGMNPYEGRMKAMLIFAFFPLLALVAQPLGYISYWLPVIIIGIAGAAHQAWSANIFTTVGDMFPKKAIATITGIGGLAGGIGSTVINKGSGVLFDYTKETDMVFMGFKGIEAGYFIIFSICAVCYLIGWTVMKSLVPKYAPITDL; encoded by the coding sequence ATGAACCAAACAAACAAAGCTGTTGGAAACTATCGCTGGACAATCTGTTCGTTATTGTTTTTTGCAACAACTATAAATTATTTAGACAGACAGGTTCTTTCTTTAACATGGAGTGATTTTATAGCTCCTGAATTTCATTGGACTAATAACGATTACGGAAATATTACCGCTTTGTTTTCGATTTTTTATGCAGTTTCTTTATTGTTTGCCGGGCGATTTATCGATTGGATGGATACTAAAAAAGGTTTTCTTTGGGCTATTGGAGTTTGGTCTATAGGAGCTTGTTTGCATGCTTTTGCCGGAATTGCAACTTCTGGTATTATTACCGGAAATTGGTTTGTAGGTTTTGAGGGGGCTAAGGAAGTTATTGGAACTATTGAAGATACTGCATTGGTAATTAATGTAAGTGTGACTTTGTTTATTTTTGCGCGTTTTGTTTTGGCAGTAGGAGAAGCAGGGAACTTTCCGGCGGCTATTAAAACTACGGCTGAATATTTTCCTAAAAAAGACAGAGCTTTTGCTACCAGTATTTTCAATGCCGGGGCAACTGTAGGAGCGTTGGCGGCACCAATTACAATTCCGTTTATTGCTAAGTCTTTCGGGTGGGAAATGGCGTTTATTATCATTGGAGCTTTAGGTTTTGTATGGATGGGATTTTGGATGTTTATGTATGATAAGCCTGAAAGACATTCAAAAGTAAATGCTGCCGAATTAGAATACATTCAACAAGATGTTTTAGCTGATAGTAAAATAGAAGGTTATGTTCCTGAGAATACGGATAAAGTTTCTTTGGCAGCTTGTTTTAAATACAAACAAACATGGGCATTTGCTTTTGGTAAGTTTATGACCGATGGTGTTTGGTGGTTTTTCTTGTTCTGGACACCTGCTTACTTGAGTTCTGTTTATGATATGGATTCTACAGAGGCTGCTTTTCCTTTATTTGTATTGTATATGATTACTTTGTTGTCTATCATTGGAGGTTGGTTGCCAACTTATTTTGTAGAGAAAAAAGGAATGAATCCTTATGAAGGAAGAATGAAAGCGATGTTGATTTTTGCTTTTTTTCCATTGTTAGCTTTAGTTGCTCAACCATTAGGATATATTTCATATTGGTTGCCGGTAATTATTATTGGTATTGCAGGAGCGGCTCATCAGGCTTGGTCAGCGAATATATTTACAACTGTAGGGGATATGTTTCCTAAAAAGGCAATCGCTACTATTACCGGTATTGGTGGTTTAGCAGGGGGAATTGGTTCTACAGTTATTAATAAAGGTTCAGGAGTTTTATTTGATTATACCAAAGAAACGGATATGGTTTTCATGGGCTTTAAAGGAATTGAAGCAGGTTACTTTATCATCTTTTCTATTTGTGCAGTTTGTTATTTAATAGGCTGGACGGTGATGAAATCTTTAGTGCCTAAATATGCTCCGATAACTGATTTGTAA
- a CDS encoding sugar kinase gives MKKVVTFGEILLRLSTDRHLRFAQAESYKATYGGGEFNVAVSLVNYGMKAEFVTKVPNNELGSCAIHEMRKLDVDCQNVLRGGDRLGIYFLETGTSTRASNVIYDRANSSMSTLKKGEFDWKEILKDATWFHWSGITPALSQTAAEACFEAIKVAHELGLTISTDLNYRSKLWNYGKQPKDVMPEMLKYSNIILGDIDTANFMLGLDKVDPDYQQVATLPALYDQVFKLCPELKYMSTTLRYSVSASHQRIGGILYDGSQVYKAAVQEVTPVVDRVGSGDAFMGGLIYGLNEEPLDKQRALNFAVAACCLKHTIYGDYNLITKNEIEKLLDGDFTGKVSR, from the coding sequence TTGAAAAAAGTAGTCACTTTTGGAGAAATTCTACTGCGTTTGTCTACAGACAGACATTTGAGGTTTGCTCAGGCCGAGTCTTACAAAGCAACCTATGGTGGGGGAGAATTTAATGTAGCTGTTTCGCTTGTAAATTACGGGATGAAGGCTGAGTTTGTTACTAAAGTACCTAATAATGAATTAGGAAGTTGTGCTATCCACGAAATGCGCAAACTGGATGTAGATTGTCAAAATGTACTGAGAGGTGGAGATCGTTTAGGAATTTATTTCCTTGAAACAGGAACCAGTACTCGTGCCAGTAATGTAATTTATGACAGAGCAAACAGTTCAATGTCTACTTTGAAAAAAGGAGAATTTGACTGGAAAGAAATATTAAAAGATGCAACTTGGTTTCACTGGAGCGGAATTACTCCTGCGCTTTCTCAAACTGCTGCCGAAGCTTGTTTTGAAGCTATCAAAGTAGCTCACGAATTAGGTTTGACTATTTCTACCGATTTGAATTACCGTTCAAAACTTTGGAATTATGGTAAACAACCTAAGGATGTTATGCCTGAAATGTTAAAGTATAGTAATATTATCTTAGGAGACATTGATACAGCTAACTTTATGTTAGGTTTGGATAAGGTAGATCCTGATTATCAGCAAGTAGCGACATTGCCGGCTTTATATGATCAGGTGTTTAAACTTTGCCCTGAATTAAAATACATGTCAACTACTTTGCGTTATTCTGTTAGTGCTTCTCACCAACGTATCGGAGGAATCCTTTATGATGGTAGCCAGGTGTATAAAGCTGCTGTACAGGAAGTAACTCCGGTTGTGGATAGAGTTGGTAGTGGTGATGCTTTCATGGGAGGTTTAATCTATGGTTTAAACGAAGAACCTTTGGATAAACAAAGAGCATTAAACTTTGCGGTTGCGGCTTGTTGTTTGAAACACACTATTTACGGAGATTATAATTTAATTACTAAAAATGAAATTGAAAAATTACTTGATGGGGATTTCACAGGTAAGGTTTCAAGATAA